One genomic window of Candidatus Neomarinimicrobiota bacterium includes the following:
- a CDS encoding ECF transporter S component yields the protein MSMSNKDMAMIGIFSALSVVMGYAFIHVPNIEMISASIFISGYLLGIQKGILVAIIAETTYSAFNPMGSGLAFPYLLVAQILGMSLFGAVGGILGSRGEIQRFSKVRIALIGAAGLGCTLFYDLLTTLSWPLAAGFDRGQIYATIALGSVFTSIHIISNTLIFVLALPPILRAVKKTGRFG from the coding sequence ATGAGCATGTCTAATAAAGATATGGCTATGATCGGTATTTTTTCGGCGCTCTCGGTTGTAATGGGATATGCGTTCATACATGTTCCGAATATAGAGATGATATCAGCTTCGATATTCATATCCGGGTACTTGTTGGGTATTCAGAAAGGGATACTTGTTGCTATAATAGCGGAAACGACCTATTCGGCTTTCAACCCGATGGGGTCAGGGCTTGCGTTTCCATATCTTCTTGTCGCTCAAATATTGGGGATGTCGTTATTCGGCGCAGTGGGCGGGATATTAGGCTCACGGGGAGAAATACAGCGCTTTTCCAAGGTCAGGATCGCACTTATCGGAGCAGCCGGCTTAGGCTGCACGCTGTTTTATGATCTGCTTACGACACTCTCCTGGCCCCTTGCCGCCGGATTCGACCGAGGTCAGATTTACGCTACGATCGCGCTCGGTTCGGTTTTTACATCAATTCACATAATCTCCAACACGCTTATTTTTGTTTTAGCGCTGCCCCCCATATTGAGAGCTGTAAAAAAAACAGGGCGGTTCGGTTGA
- a CDS encoding TonB-dependent receptor, translating into MSAFKIMLPILIAASVNPIILAQDKEDEFDDTIRLKPVVVTADRIEVPLDRVSSSVTLITAESIETQQYQTVGDALRNVTGVSIARSGSTGRITTLFLRGANSNQTLVLIDGAKVNEPMNGGFDFSNLKTDNIEKIEIVRGSQSTLYGSEAIGGIVNIFTKSGSNDLAFSLNAEAGEFGTFSESGDLSGSLGGYKFSFSLSNLKTDGQFENDDYKNTTFSSRITTTLPKNTEIALTVRKSNAEGGAPNQRKLNFDPNARQKSDINIFSLALNQKISGLYHHKLKLSKSESDINYSDPVNPGDISEFASDFNSSIISSVSKVDWQNDLHFSANNVVTTGIEWEEKQGKSVSTFDDFENRTNTRSIYLQNHFRLNDKFSVTGGVRTDNHSSFGNSTNYRLTSAYIFRNSYGNETKIRGSWGTGFRAPSIFELYSPGFFGSFGGNPNLQPEESISLEVGVEHKTADNKLFISAELFKTEFTNLITITEPGAVNINKAETKGIELNTDIKISEKIDVSGNYTYLETEDLLTGLPLLRRAKHNGGASLNIRATEKLNLSAGVSFVGERYDTDFVFDENFQVSYGFFPSYTTARVAVSYELLEQVRLKLRIENLLDEVYEEVAGYPSPGRAVYGGITLKL; encoded by the coding sequence ATGTCCGCATTCAAAATAATGCTTCCGATCCTTATAGCAGCATCTGTTAACCCGATTATCCTTGCGCAAGACAAGGAAGACGAGTTCGACGACACGATCAGGCTCAAGCCTGTCGTCGTCACGGCCGACCGAATTGAAGTACCTCTGGACAGGGTTTCAAGTTCTGTGACTTTGATAACAGCCGAATCTATTGAAACCCAACAGTATCAGACAGTTGGAGATGCGCTCAGGAACGTTACAGGTGTGAGCATAGCCCGTTCCGGTTCAACCGGAAGGATCACTACACTCTTCTTGCGAGGAGCTAACAGTAACCAAACACTTGTGTTAATCGACGGAGCTAAAGTCAACGAACCGATGAACGGCGGTTTCGATTTTTCAAATCTCAAAACGGATAATATTGAAAAGATCGAAATAGTCAGAGGTTCTCAAAGTACTCTTTACGGATCTGAAGCTATCGGAGGGATCGTGAATATTTTTACGAAAAGCGGATCTAACGATTTAGCATTCTCGTTGAACGCCGAAGCGGGAGAGTTCGGAACTTTCAGCGAATCAGGAGATTTGTCGGGAAGCTTAGGCGGCTATAAATTTTCATTTTCTCTATCTAATCTTAAAACGGACGGTCAATTCGAAAATGACGACTACAAAAACACAACTTTCTCAAGCCGGATAACCACCACATTGCCGAAAAACACTGAAATCGCGCTCACCGTCAGGAAATCCAACGCAGAGGGAGGAGCGCCGAATCAAAGGAAATTAAATTTTGATCCGAACGCCAGACAAAAAAGTGATATTAATATATTTTCACTGGCATTGAACCAGAAAATATCAGGTCTCTACCATCACAAATTAAAACTGTCCAAATCAGAAAGTGACATCAATTATTCAGACCCCGTGAATCCGGGAGACATTAGCGAATTTGCATCTGACTTTAATTCTTCGATAATCTCCTCGGTTTCCAAGGTGGATTGGCAAAACGATCTACACTTTTCAGCCAATAACGTGGTAACAACAGGAATTGAATGGGAAGAGAAACAGGGGAAATCAGTTTCCACCTTTGATGACTTCGAGAATCGCACAAACACTCGATCAATTTATTTACAAAATCACTTCCGGTTGAATGATAAGTTCAGCGTAACCGGAGGAGTCAGAACAGACAACCACAGCAGTTTCGGAAACAGCACTAATTACAGACTTACTTCGGCGTATATATTCAGAAATTCATATGGAAATGAGACGAAAATCCGGGGTAGTTGGGGAACAGGATTCAGAGCGCCATCCATTTTCGAACTTTATTCTCCCGGATTTTTCGGTTCTTTCGGCGGAAACCCGAATCTTCAACCCGAAGAAAGCATTAGTTTGGAAGTTGGTGTCGAACATAAAACAGCTGACAACAAATTATTCATATCTGCCGAGCTGTTTAAAACCGAATTCACCAATCTAATTACAATAACCGAGCCGGGTGCCGTAAACATAAATAAGGCGGAGACGAAGGGTATTGAACTGAACACTGATATAAAAATATCTGAAAAAATAGATGTATCCGGGAATTATACTTACCTTGAGACAGAAGATCTACTCACAGGTTTACCTCTTTTGCGAAGGGCGAAACATAACGGTGGAGCCAGTCTGAATATTCGAGCAACAGAGAAATTGAATTTAAGCGCCGGTGTCTCTTTTGTGGGTGAGCGATACGACACTGATTTTGTATTTGATGAAAATTTCCAGGTTTCTTACGGCTTCTTTCCTTCGTATACCACGGCACGTGTTGCGGTTTCATATGAACTCTTGGAACAGGTTCGTTTGAAATTAAGAATAGAAAATCTTCTTGATGAGGTCTATGAGGAAGTGGCGGGATACCCTTCGCCGGGCAGAGCCGTTTATGGCGGGATAACTCTGAAATTATGA
- a CDS encoding C40 family peptidase, whose product MPYYVVMIAVAPIRAEPDHRSEQVTQARLGEIVKLLEGEDQWLKVELESDGYVGYISRGMVAGFSKEDAIEWRESEKFLFGERSSDILEAPFKSAGIVRTAYMGVKLPIVSRKGVWVELRLPEGTKGWTRGQQFHLQNSGTRTGIADTARLFLGAPYLWGGRSTGGFDCSGFVQTVFELNGIKLPRDTSRQIKAGEEIGTDINMAKEGDLLFFSDKKGKLNHIGIYLGNGKFIHSSGIVKISALNSGEAADQDNYINRFMQVRSVEEYLS is encoded by the coding sequence ATGCCCTATTATGTCGTGATGATTGCTGTCGCACCGATACGAGCCGAACCCGATCATCGGTCCGAGCAAGTCACGCAAGCCAGGTTGGGAGAAATCGTAAAGCTCCTTGAAGGAGAGGATCAATGGCTGAAGGTAGAGTTGGAAAGTGACGGTTATGTCGGTTATATATCGCGGGGGATGGTTGCAGGATTCAGCAAAGAGGATGCGATAGAATGGAGGGAATCTGAAAAATTCCTGTTCGGAGAGCGTTCATCGGATATATTAGAAGCGCCGTTTAAAAGTGCCGGCATCGTCAGAACGGCGTATATGGGAGTAAAGCTCCCGATTGTTTCGCGCAAAGGAGTCTGGGTGGAGCTGAGACTTCCCGAAGGTACAAAAGGATGGACCCGCGGTCAGCAGTTTCATCTGCAAAACTCGGGAACAAGAACGGGTATTGCCGATACAGCGCGGCTGTTTCTTGGTGCGCCATATCTATGGGGGGGGAGAAGCACCGGCGGTTTCGACTGCTCCGGTTTCGTGCAGACGGTATTTGAGCTGAACGGTATAAAACTGCCGAGGGATACGAGCCGACAGATTAAAGCAGGAGAGGAGATAGGCACGGACATTAACATGGCTAAGGAGGGAGATTTACTGTTCTTCAGCGATAAGAAGGGCAAACTGAATCATATAGGTATCTATCTCGGAAACGGGAAGTTTATTCATTCTTCCGGAATCGTGAAAATTTCGGCTCTCAATTCGGGGGAGGCAGCGGATCAGGATAATTATATAAACCGGTTCATGCAGGTGCGCAGCGTAGAGGAGTATCTAAGTTGA
- a CDS encoding HNH endonuclease, with protein MNTQVLLLNQSYEPMQICNMRRAVVLLFLGKAHPVEHFEDEIRSVSRSIKMPAVIRLFQYITLPRNSIVLTRKNILKRDSLSCQYCGTKSSPLTVDHIIPKVRGGSDSWENLVAACVKCNNLKGNRTPREAKMRLKSKPRVPNRITFIQRFVRTPVKEWRPYLFMD; from the coding sequence ATGAATACGCAGGTACTTCTCCTGAACCAGAGTTATGAGCCGATGCAGATATGTAATATGAGGCGTGCAGTCGTTCTTCTGTTTCTCGGAAAGGCGCATCCGGTCGAGCACTTCGAGGATGAGATCCGGTCTGTCTCCCGGTCGATAAAGATGCCGGCAGTGATAAGGCTGTTTCAATATATTACGTTGCCCAGAAACAGCATTGTGCTCACCCGAAAAAACATTCTTAAGAGGGATTCCCTTTCCTGCCAATATTGCGGAACTAAAAGCTCGCCGCTCACGGTTGATCATATCATCCCGAAAGTACGCGGCGGCAGTGACAGCTGGGAGAATCTGGTTGCCGCCTGTGTTAAGTGTAATAATTTGAAGGGGAACAGAACTCCTCGCGAGGCGAAGATGAGACTCAAGTCCAAGCCGAGAGTACCGAACAGAATAACCTTCATCCAACGATTCGTAAGAACGCCAGTAAAGGAGTGGCGCCCCTATCTGTTTATGGATTGA
- the trpS gene encoding tryptophan--tRNA ligase, translated as MPAEGKRILSGMQPTGRLHLGNLVGALENWVELQNSGYENFHMVADWHSLTIDYKSSKQLNEASLEVVTDWLSAGIDPEKSVIFLQSNIKEHAELNLLLSMLVTVPRLERNPTLKERVRDADLDDNLSFGHLGYPVLQAADILIYRADLVPVGEDQLPHIEITREIARKFNATYKTVFPVPEGKVTKFSRLPGLDNKKMSKSIGNTILMSDSAGTLKDKVKGMITDPEKIYKDSPGHPDVCPVFAYHNKFNEKEVPQIRKDCEAGTLGCVDCKLNLTNHLNDYLDPIRERRVQYETKPEAVREIISAGDTKARSEALSTMSLVYEAMEFGKPVNS; from the coding sequence ATGCCGGCTGAGGGGAAGCGCATACTCAGCGGGATGCAGCCGACAGGCAGATTACATCTCGGCAATCTTGTCGGTGCGCTGGAAAATTGGGTCGAACTACAGAATTCGGGATATGAAAATTTCCACATGGTAGCTGATTGGCACTCTCTCACCATTGATTATAAATCGAGTAAGCAGCTGAACGAGGCATCATTAGAAGTCGTTACGGACTGGTTATCAGCCGGCATCGATCCCGAAAAGAGCGTTATTTTTTTGCAGTCGAACATAAAAGAACACGCCGAATTGAATTTGCTTCTCTCAATGCTGGTCACTGTTCCCCGCCTCGAACGCAACCCTACCTTAAAAGAACGCGTAAGAGATGCCGATCTTGACGATAACCTGTCGTTCGGTCATCTGGGATATCCGGTACTGCAGGCGGCGGATATACTGATATACAGGGCTGACCTGGTGCCTGTGGGTGAAGATCAGCTTCCCCATATCGAGATCACGAGAGAGATCGCCCGAAAGTTCAACGCTACCTATAAAACCGTATTTCCTGTGCCGGAGGGAAAAGTAACAAAATTCAGTCGTCTTCCCGGATTGGACAACAAGAAAATGAGTAAATCAATCGGGAACACTATACTTATGTCGGATAGCGCCGGGACACTGAAAGATAAGGTCAAGGGGATGATCACGGATCCCGAAAAGATCTACAAAGACAGTCCGGGGCATCCCGACGTTTGCCCTGTCTTCGCTTATCACAACAAGTTCAATGAGAAGGAAGTGCCGCAAATCCGGAAGGACTGCGAGGCTGGTACGCTCGGATGCGTTGATTGTAAACTGAATCTCACTAACCATTTAAATGATTATCTCGACCCTATAAGGGAAAGACGAGTGCAGTATGAAACGAAGCCGGAAGCAGTGCGGGAGATAATCAGCGCCGGCGACACTAAAGCAAGGAGTGAAGCTTTATCTACGATGTCATTAGTTTACGAGGCAATGGAGTTTGGTAAGCCCGTTAATAGTTGA
- a CDS encoding segregation/condensation protein A, translating into MVSPLIVDQYRVRLPIFEGPLDLLLFLINRDELDIYDIPIAKITQDFLDYVNLLKVLNLHLAGDFMVMAATLMRIKARMLLPESPLDDEDEIEDPRRELVDMLVEYRKFKEAAGDLEELEDEQIKTFPRIQSMEEVYGGPTLEDSLKDVTLFDLLETVKKILAEMPEESSYEIVSLDVTIEEQMGVIESFFGEKDHFTFMDLAKNLKQRILVMLTFLAMLELMRSQKIRVEQEENFGEIIIRKLSNG; encoded by the coding sequence TTGGTAAGCCCGTTAATAGTTGACCAATACAGGGTCAGGCTGCCGATATTCGAAGGTCCGCTTGATCTCCTTCTGTTTCTTATCAACAGAGACGAATTGGACATCTATGATATCCCGATTGCAAAGATAACTCAGGATTTTTTGGACTACGTCAATCTGTTGAAAGTCCTGAATCTCCATCTTGCCGGAGACTTTATGGTAATGGCGGCAACTCTTATGAGGATTAAGGCTCGCATGCTGCTGCCGGAGTCTCCATTGGATGATGAGGACGAGATCGAGGATCCGAGGCGGGAGCTCGTCGATATGCTTGTTGAATATAGAAAATTCAAAGAAGCAGCGGGTGATCTTGAAGAGTTGGAAGATGAGCAAATTAAGACGTTTCCAAGGATTCAGAGTATGGAGGAAGTCTATGGAGGTCCGACGCTTGAAGACTCCCTGAAAGACGTAACTTTATTTGATCTGCTCGAAACCGTGAAGAAAATCTTGGCGGAAATGCCCGAGGAAAGTTCGTATGAGATAGTTTCTCTCGATGTTACTATCGAGGAGCAGATGGGCGTTATAGAGAGTTTCTTCGGCGAGAAAGACCATTTTACGTTTATGGATTTGGCTAAGAACTTGAAACAGAGAATCCTGGTCATGCTGACATTTTTGGCTATGCTGGAGCTTATGAGATCACAAAAGATCAGGGTCGAACAGGAAGAAAATTTTGGTGAAATCATCATAAGGAAGCTGTCGAATGGATAA
- the scpB gene encoding SMC-Scp complex subunit ScpB: protein MDKNGSPVDRIIEALIFASPEPVSIGRIRECIEGGEELDIDEMVNRLNGHYAENNRSFNIIKVAGGYQMVTLPEYERWVRRIFVGRGRLRLSHQALETLSIIAYRQPVSKPTMESIRGINCDGVIKTLLERDLITIKGRENSAGRPILYGTTREFLRYFGLDNLSDLPKLKEIEDIMGAVEG, encoded by the coding sequence ATGGATAAAAATGGAAGCCCGGTTGACAGGATCATAGAGGCTCTGATTTTCGCTTCCCCCGAACCTGTAAGTATAGGCAGGATAAGGGAATGTATTGAGGGCGGGGAGGAACTCGATATTGACGAAATGGTGAACAGACTGAATGGACATTACGCTGAAAACAACAGGTCTTTTAATATAATAAAGGTCGCCGGCGGCTATCAGATGGTAACTTTACCTGAATATGAGCGTTGGGTCAGAAGGATATTTGTGGGAAGGGGGCGGCTTAGATTGTCTCATCAGGCGCTGGAAACGCTGTCGATTATCGCCTATCGTCAACCTGTGAGCAAGCCTACCATGGAATCTATCAGGGGAATCAATTGCGACGGAGTGATCAAGACGTTGTTGGAAAGAGACCTGATTACCATAAAAGGGAGAGAGAACTCTGCCGGCAGGCCGATTTTGTATGGTACAACCCGGGAATTCCTCAGATATTTCGGATTAGACAATCTAAGCGATCTGCCTAAACTTAAAGAGATTGAGGATATAATGGGAGCAGTCGAAGGTTGA
- a CDS encoding rRNA pseudouridine synthase gives MRLNRFLARAGVASRRKSDSIIMSGRVAVNGEKVEELGLVVDEETDFITLNGTHVSIPSTFTYLVLNKPVEVLSAVSDDRGRRTVLDLLDNPVGIHPVGRLDYDTSGVLLLTNDGELTYELTHPSFGVERVYTVQLNAPFQKDHLDKIRRGVMIDDRRANVLNVEWKGGNEVKLLLAEGRNREVRKIFEQIGYGVEMLHRDSFAGISDKGLPPGEFRDLTAKEVESLKGLA, from the coding sequence TTGAGGCTTAACAGATTTCTCGCAAGGGCGGGTGTTGCGTCGAGGCGGAAGAGCGACTCGATCATCATGTCGGGTAGAGTGGCGGTGAACGGAGAAAAGGTGGAGGAGCTGGGGTTAGTAGTTGATGAAGAGACAGATTTTATAACCCTGAACGGTACTCACGTATCGATTCCGAGTACCTTCACATATCTCGTATTGAACAAGCCGGTCGAAGTTCTCAGCGCAGTCTCCGACGATAGGGGGAGAAGGACGGTCCTTGACCTTTTAGACAACCCTGTAGGGATACATCCGGTCGGAAGACTCGATTATGACACTTCCGGAGTACTGCTGCTGACGAATGACGGAGAGCTGACTTACGAGCTTACTCATCCCTCATTCGGCGTGGAAAGGGTCTATACGGTTCAGCTTAATGCTCCGTTTCAAAAGGATCATCTCGATAAGATTCGCAGGGGCGTAATGATTGATGATCGTCGGGCGAACGTATTGAACGTTGAATGGAAGGGAGGGAACGAGGTGAAACTTCTGCTTGCCGAGGGAAGAAACAGAGAGGTTAGAAAAATATTTGAGCAGATCGGATACGGTGTAGAGATGCTGCACAGAGACAGTTTCGCCGGAATCAGCGACAAGGGATTGCCTCCCGGAGAATTCCGTGACCTAACCGCAAAAGAAGTCGAAAGCCTGAAAGGACTCGCTTAA
- a CDS encoding short-chain dehydrogenase produces MDIKGKTILVLGGWGMVGQSICRKLIPENPAKIVICSLREEDAETMGEWLKKEVSGKDIEVGWEWGDVFLRSKFMKTGRPEMLKDTDTRGLLLDDMMSEMDSDFLKSTALYYLFDKYKPECVIDCINTATAIAYQNIYGNVGKIRDIIEDIKKDKFDTALLIEQLELTLASLNMPQLIKHIQILFESLKSCEVRIYLKIGTTGTGGMGFNIPYTHSEEKPSKMLLTKSAIAGAHSILLFLMGRTPGTSIIKEIKPATAIAWKDIGKGKIKRGASYIKLYDSNPEDAAEIDSGQSIFEQGSWTELENEYLESVYIDAGENGYFSLGEFEAITTLGQMEFITPEEIAVIAVQEIKGINTGRDIISALDASILSPTYRAGTMREIALSEMREMEAESAHGSIAFENLGPPRLSKLLYEAYMLKRIDGKLQSLATASPKELSIKMEEIIKTDKWIRSTIISIGLPIMLPDGKRFLRGPDIKTPAVDERKELPSSEEKLDSWCDRGWIDLREKNMDRWIKRAQKIISDIEKQSSEDSSSYLERTKRFWLGDEEFSIGKIVGWIFETEESGFRMK; encoded by the coding sequence ATGGATATAAAAGGGAAGACGATACTGGTTCTCGGCGGTTGGGGAATGGTCGGTCAGTCGATTTGCAGAAAGTTGATTCCCGAAAATCCTGCAAAAATAGTGATTTGCTCATTAAGAGAGGAAGACGCCGAAACGATGGGAGAGTGGCTGAAGAAAGAAGTCAGCGGAAAAGACATTGAAGTCGGCTGGGAATGGGGCGACGTATTTTTAAGAAGCAAGTTTATGAAGACAGGCAGGCCCGAGATGCTGAAAGATACCGATACCCGCGGACTGTTGTTGGATGATATGATGTCGGAAATGGACAGCGATTTTTTGAAATCGACGGCGCTTTATTACCTGTTCGATAAGTACAAACCTGAATGTGTGATCGACTGTATAAACACAGCCACCGCAATCGCTTACCAGAACATTTACGGAAACGTAGGAAAAATTCGGGATATTATAGAGGATATAAAGAAGGACAAATTCGATACCGCGCTGCTTATAGAGCAGCTCGAGCTTACTCTGGCATCGTTGAACATGCCTCAGCTTATAAAACATATACAAATTCTGTTTGAATCGCTCAAGTCGTGCGAGGTCAGAATATATTTGAAAATCGGTACGACAGGCACCGGAGGAATGGGATTCAATATTCCATATACGCACAGTGAGGAAAAACCGAGCAAAATGCTTCTGACAAAATCTGCAATAGCCGGCGCTCATTCTATCCTGTTGTTTTTAATGGGAAGAACTCCCGGAACTTCGATAATTAAGGAGATAAAACCCGCAACGGCAATTGCATGGAAAGATATCGGAAAGGGAAAAATCAAGAGGGGCGCCAGCTATATAAAATTATACGACTCCAACCCTGAAGACGCTGCAGAGATAGATTCCGGACAATCGATATTCGAGCAGGGGAGTTGGACGGAGTTGGAGAACGAATATCTCGAAAGCGTCTATATCGATGCGGGAGAGAACGGATATTTCTCACTCGGTGAATTTGAGGCGATAACCACTCTCGGACAGATGGAGTTTATCACGCCGGAAGAAATAGCCGTGATTGCGGTACAGGAGATCAAAGGTATAAACACCGGAAGGGACATCATCTCCGCCTTGGACGCCTCTATTCTCTCCCCGACGTATAGAGCAGGCACCATGCGGGAGATCGCACTGAGCGAAATGCGGGAGATGGAAGCGGAATCTGCGCACGGCAGCATAGCGTTCGAAAATCTCGGACCTCCCCGGCTCTCAAAGTTGCTTTATGAAGCCTACATGTTGAAGCGGATAGACGGCAAACTTCAATCTCTCGCAACCGCCTCTCCTAAAGAACTGTCAATTAAGATGGAAGAAATAATCAAAACCGATAAGTGGATCCGCTCGACCATCATCTCAATAGGGCTTCCGATAATGCTGCCCGACGGGAAGAGATTTTTGCGGGGACCGGATATTAAAACGCCCGCTGTGGATGAAAGGAAGGAACTTCCGTCGTCAGAGGAAAAGCTCGACAGCTGGTGCGACAGGGGATGGATCGATCTGAGAGAAAAAAACATGGATAGATGGATTAAAAGAGCACAAAAAATCATATCCGACATAGAAAAGCAGAGTTCGGAAGATTCGTCGTCTTATTTGGAGCGAACGAAAAGGTTCTGGCTGGGCGATGAAGAGTTTTCCATAGGAAAGATCGTCGGGTGGATATTCGAGACTGAAGAGAGCGGATTCAGAATGAAATAA
- a CDS encoding (d)CMP kinase has translation MKSNDENRSIIAIDGVAASGKSTTAKSLAKSLGLRYLDTGAIYRAAALSVLRGKVNPDNEEAVIETITTADIRVNCSEDKMEIYLNDVEISEEIRTPEVAALTSRISALSEVREAMVKLQREAVNDGGFVVEGRDIGTVVFPDAEIKFFLTATVAERAKRRFAELNVRHDGSSIEEIERDIAERDLRDSTRSESPLRKADDAIEVDTTEMTIDEQVKHLTRIIEAEMHKESKVYVG, from the coding sequence ATGAAAAGTAATGACGAAAACAGGAGTATAATTGCGATAGACGGCGTAGCAGCCTCAGGGAAAAGCACTACGGCAAAGTCCCTGGCTAAGTCTTTAGGTTTACGCTACCTCGACACGGGAGCGATATACCGTGCGGCGGCGTTGTCAGTGCTGCGGGGGAAGGTAAACCCGGATAATGAGGAAGCGGTGATCGAGACGATAACTACGGCAGATATAAGGGTCAATTGCAGCGAGGATAAGATGGAAATATACCTCAACGATGTTGAAATATCCGAGGAGATCAGAACGCCGGAAGTCGCCGCTTTGACTTCCCGCATCAGCGCGCTTTCAGAAGTAAGGGAAGCAATGGTCAAGCTTCAGCGTGAAGCGGTAAACGACGGTGGATTTGTTGTAGAGGGCAGAGATATTGGAACTGTTGTGTTTCCGGATGCGGAGATAAAGTTTTTCTTGACCGCAACCGTCGCCGAGAGGGCTAAAAGACGATTTGCCGAACTGAATGTAAGGCATGATGGCAGTTCGATTGAAGAGATCGAGCGGGATATTGCAGAGAGAGACTTAAGGGATTCGACCAGGTCAGAATCCCCGCTGCGAAAAGCTGACGACGCAATTGAAGTAGACACAACTGAGATGACAATCGACGAGCAAGTCAAACACTTAACCAGGATAATCGAAGCAGAGATGCACAAGGAGTCTAAAGTATATGTCGGATAA